The Urbifossiella limnaea genome has a window encoding:
- a CDS encoding AAA family ATPase, whose product MNPSDPGRGIADLFAAARREIEKVVVGQDDLVEQLLVALFAGGHVLIEGPPGTAKTLLVRVVAKLFACEFKRVQLTPDLMPADIIGTNVFDPRDQSFAFRRGPVFGELVLADEINRAPPKTQAALLEAMQERQITADGVSHALPPAFTVFATQNPVEQEGTYPLPEAQLDRFMMKVLAAYPDEAGEVDVLRVHQRGLRVESLDRFNLQRVGGAADLLAAREEISARTIRDELLGYIARVVRGTRENLRVEVGASPRAGLMLLTAAKARAALHGRPHVLPDDIKAAAKPVLRHRLILKPGAEVDGFRPDDVLDEVLSRTEIPR is encoded by the coding sequence GTGAATCCCTCCGACCCCGGCCGCGGGATCGCTGACCTGTTCGCCGCCGCCCGCCGCGAGATCGAAAAGGTCGTCGTCGGCCAGGACGACCTCGTCGAGCAGTTGCTCGTCGCCCTGTTCGCGGGCGGGCACGTCCTCATCGAAGGCCCGCCCGGCACGGCCAAGACGCTCCTCGTGCGGGTGGTGGCGAAGCTGTTCGCGTGCGAGTTCAAGCGCGTGCAGCTCACCCCGGACCTGATGCCCGCCGACATCATCGGCACGAACGTGTTCGACCCGCGCGACCAGTCGTTCGCCTTCCGCCGCGGCCCCGTCTTCGGCGAACTCGTGCTCGCCGACGAGATCAACCGCGCGCCGCCGAAGACGCAGGCGGCGCTGCTCGAAGCGATGCAGGAGCGGCAGATCACGGCCGACGGCGTGTCGCACGCTCTGCCGCCGGCGTTCACCGTGTTCGCCACGCAGAACCCGGTCGAGCAGGAGGGGACGTACCCGCTGCCGGAGGCGCAGTTGGACCGGTTCATGATGAAGGTGCTGGCCGCGTACCCGGACGAGGCCGGCGAAGTGGACGTGCTGCGCGTCCACCAGCGCGGCCTGCGCGTCGAGAGTCTGGACCGGTTCAACCTCCAGCGCGTCGGCGGGGCCGCGGACCTGCTTGCAGCGAGGGAGGAGATTTCGGCCCGCACGATCCGCGACGAACTGCTGGGGTACATCGCACGGGTGGTGCGCGGCACGCGGGAGAACCTGCGCGTCGAGGTGGGCGCGAGCCCGCGCGCCGGGCTGATGCTCCTGACCGCGGCGAAAGCCCGCGCCGCACTGCACGGCCGGCCGCACGTGCTGCCGGACGACATCAAGGCCGCCGCGAAGCCCGTGCTGCGGCACCGCCTGATCCTCAAGCCCGGCGCTGAAGTGGACGGCTTCCGCCCCGACGACGTGCTCGACGAGGTGCTCAGCCGGACGGAGATCCCGCGATGA
- a CDS encoding RNA polymerase sigma factor, which yields MAANDSVAILMDRLRSGEDGAAREVFELFTHRLVGLARKNLGGRLAVKLDPEDVVQSAYKSFFLRQRDGGLDVGSWDGLWGVLTMITLRKCADRAAYYRAGKRDVARETVTNADDSVTPADLVLDREPQPDEAAALAETVEELFRSLDDPDERAILELSLQGFTAAEVAEQLGRAERSVRRLRERLRKRLERMQTGAV from the coding sequence ATGGCCGCGAACGACTCGGTGGCGATCCTGATGGACCGGCTCCGCTCCGGCGAGGACGGCGCCGCCCGCGAGGTGTTCGAGCTGTTCACGCACCGCCTCGTCGGCCTCGCCAGGAAGAACCTCGGCGGCCGGCTGGCGGTGAAGCTGGACCCGGAAGACGTGGTGCAGTCGGCCTACAAGAGCTTCTTCCTCCGCCAGCGCGACGGCGGCCTGGACGTGGGGAGTTGGGACGGCCTGTGGGGCGTGCTGACGATGATCACGCTCCGCAAGTGCGCCGACCGAGCGGCGTACTACCGTGCGGGGAAGCGCGACGTGGCCCGCGAGACGGTGACGAACGCCGACGACAGCGTGACGCCGGCCGACCTGGTGCTGGACCGCGAGCCGCAGCCGGACGAAGCCGCGGCGCTCGCCGAGACCGTGGAGGAGCTGTTCCGCAGCCTCGACGACCCCGACGAGCGGGCCATCCTGGAGTTGAGCCTACAGGGCTTCACGGCCGCGGAGGTGGCGGAGCAGTTGGGCCGAGCCGAGCGCTCGGTCCGGCGGTTGCGCGAGCGGCTCCGCAAGCGGCTCGAACGGATGCAAACGGGCGCCGTCTGA
- a CDS encoding beta strand repeat-containing protein, which produces MLRALFRALLRGSARRSYRSGRPVRFAPAVHGLEAREVPAVVATFSAGVLSVFGDNFDNTITVSRDAAGKVLVNGGAVAVTGGTATVANTSLVQVFGQGGSDTITLNEANGALPRANLFGGAGSDVLTGGSGADMLFGQAGNDILLGKGGADFLFGGADNDTLTGGDADDQVFGEAGNDRMVWNPGDDTDLNEGGAGTDTVEVNGGNGAEVFTVTANGTRVRFDRLDPAPFSIDVGTSEELVLNASGGDDRFSATGNLAALIAITVDGGTGNDTILGSNGVDLLLGGDGDDFVDGQQGNDVVLMGAGNDVFQWDPGDGSDVVEGEAGTDRLLFNGSAGSEAFDLSANGGRLRFTRNLGNIVMDVNDVEAVDLNVFAGTDTVTVGNLAATDVTQVNVNLAAPGGAGDAAADTVTVTGTGGDDVIDVFGSGSAYSVLGLHAVVNVTATEGANDALVINALGGDDGVTATTLPAGVVKLTIDGGDGGDVLLGSQGADTFFAGAGYDFVFGDNGNDVAFLGAGNDVFQWNPGDGNDTIEGQDGTDRLLFFGANIAENITIAANGGRVLFLRDVASVTMDLKDTEAIEFRALGGADNVVVGDLTGTDVTRIDVDLRGPNGGGDGAADTVTVNGTNGADVFGAAGDAGGVTVFGLSAAVNVFFPEAANDRLTLNGQGGDDVINATSLEADGLQLTMNGGLGNDLLVGSEGNDLVTGGDGTDTALLGAGGDVFVWNPGDDNDVVEGQDGHDELRFNGANISEQIGITANGGRVLFTRDVAAVVMDLNDTEVVTFNAVGGADTITVGDLTGTDVTEVNLNLGGADGAADNVIVTGTSGDDVALLAGDAAGVSVFGLAAQVNLFGFEAANDRVRVNALAGDDVVEASGLAAGSIQLTADGGDGDDVIIGGAGNDVLLGGAGDDVLVGGPGADVLDGGLGDNILIQD; this is translated from the coding sequence ATGCTGCGCGCCCTGTTCCGTGCCCTCCTCCGCGGCTCCGCCCGCCGCTCGTACCGTAGCGGCCGGCCGGTGCGGTTCGCCCCCGCCGTCCACGGCCTCGAGGCCCGCGAGGTGCCGGCCGTGGTTGCCACCTTCTCCGCCGGCGTCCTCAGCGTCTTCGGCGACAATTTCGACAACACCATCACCGTCAGCCGCGACGCGGCCGGGAAGGTGCTCGTCAACGGCGGCGCGGTCGCCGTCACCGGCGGCACCGCGACGGTGGCGAACACGTCGCTCGTCCAGGTGTTCGGCCAGGGCGGCAGCGACACGATCACGCTGAACGAGGCGAACGGCGCCCTGCCGCGGGCCAACCTGTTCGGCGGCGCCGGCAGCGACGTGCTGACCGGCGGCAGCGGCGCCGACATGCTGTTCGGCCAGGCCGGCAACGACATCCTGCTCGGCAAGGGCGGCGCCGACTTCCTGTTCGGCGGCGCCGACAACGACACTCTGACCGGCGGCGACGCCGACGACCAGGTGTTCGGCGAGGCCGGCAACGACCGCATGGTCTGGAACCCGGGTGACGACACCGACCTGAACGAGGGCGGCGCCGGCACCGACACCGTCGAGGTGAACGGCGGAAACGGTGCCGAGGTGTTCACCGTTACCGCCAACGGCACCCGCGTCCGCTTCGACCGGCTCGACCCCGCGCCGTTCAGCATCGACGTGGGCACGTCCGAGGAGCTGGTGCTGAACGCCAGCGGCGGCGACGACCGCTTCTCCGCCACCGGCAACCTCGCGGCGCTGATCGCCATCACCGTGGACGGCGGCACCGGGAACGACACCATCCTCGGCAGCAACGGCGTGGACCTGCTCCTCGGCGGCGACGGAGACGACTTCGTGGACGGCCAGCAGGGGAACGACGTGGTCCTGATGGGGGCCGGCAACGACGTGTTCCAGTGGGACCCGGGCGACGGTAGCGACGTGGTCGAGGGGGAGGCCGGGACCGACCGGCTGCTGTTCAACGGTAGCGCCGGGAGCGAGGCATTCGACCTGTCGGCGAACGGCGGGCGGCTCCGCTTCACGCGGAACCTCGGCAACATCGTCATGGACGTGAACGACGTCGAGGCCGTGGACCTGAACGTGTTCGCCGGCACCGACACGGTGACCGTCGGAAACCTGGCCGCCACCGACGTGACGCAGGTGAACGTGAACCTCGCGGCCCCCGGTGGGGCCGGTGACGCCGCGGCCGACACCGTGACTGTGACCGGCACCGGCGGCGACGACGTCATCGACGTGTTCGGCTCCGGCAGCGCGTATTCCGTGCTCGGGCTCCACGCGGTCGTCAACGTTACCGCCACGGAGGGGGCCAACGACGCGCTCGTCATCAACGCCCTCGGAGGCGACGACGGCGTGACCGCGACGACGCTGCCGGCCGGGGTCGTGAAGCTGACGATCGACGGCGGCGACGGCGGCGACGTGCTCCTCGGCAGCCAGGGGGCCGACACCTTCTTCGCCGGCGCCGGTTACGACTTCGTCTTCGGCGACAACGGCAACGACGTCGCGTTCCTCGGCGCCGGGAACGACGTGTTCCAGTGGAACCCGGGCGACGGCAACGACACCATCGAGGGCCAGGACGGCACCGACCGGCTGCTGTTCTTCGGGGCGAACATCGCCGAGAACATCACCATCGCCGCCAACGGCGGCCGCGTCCTGTTCCTCCGCGACGTGGCGAGCGTGACGATGGACCTGAAGGACACCGAGGCGATCGAGTTCCGGGCGCTCGGCGGCGCCGACAACGTCGTGGTCGGCGACCTGACTGGGACCGACGTGACGCGCATCGACGTGGACCTGCGCGGCCCGAACGGCGGCGGCGACGGCGCGGCCGACACAGTGACCGTGAACGGCACCAACGGGGCGGACGTGTTCGGCGCCGCGGGCGACGCCGGCGGCGTGACCGTGTTCGGCCTGTCGGCGGCGGTCAACGTCTTCTTCCCGGAGGCCGCGAACGACCGGCTGACGCTCAACGGCCAGGGCGGCGACGACGTCATCAACGCCACCTCGCTGGAGGCCGACGGCCTGCAGTTGACGATGAACGGCGGCCTCGGCAACGACCTGCTCGTCGGCAGCGAGGGGAACGACCTCGTCACCGGCGGCGACGGCACCGACACCGCCCTACTCGGCGCCGGCGGCGACGTGTTCGTGTGGAACCCGGGCGACGACAACGACGTGGTCGAGGGGCAGGACGGCCACGACGAGCTGCGGTTCAACGGGGCTAACATCAGCGAACAGATCGGTATCACGGCGAACGGCGGCCGGGTGCTGTTCACCCGTGACGTGGCCGCCGTCGTGATGGACCTCAACGACACCGAGGTCGTCACGTTCAACGCCGTGGGCGGGGCCGACACCATCACGGTGGGCGACCTGACGGGGACGGACGTGACCGAGGTGAACCTGAACCTCGGCGGGGCCGACGGGGCGGCGGACAACGTCATCGTCACCGGCACGAGCGGCGACGACGTGGCACTGCTGGCCGGCGACGCGGCGGGCGTGTCGGTGTTCGGGTTGGCGGCTCAGGTCAACCTGTTCGGGTTCGAGGCCGCCAACGACCGGGTGCGGGTGAACGCCCTGGCCGGCGACGACGTGGTCGAGGCGTCGGGCCTGGCCGCGGGCTCGATCCAGTTGACGGCCGACGGCGGCGACGGCGACGACGTGATCATCGGCGGTGCCGGCAACGACGTGCTGTTGGGAGGCGCCGGCGACGACGTGCTGGTCGGCGGCCCGGGCGCCGACGTGCTCGACGGCGGGCTCGGCGACAACATCCTGATCCAGGACTGA
- a CDS encoding serine/threonine-protein kinase: MSSALHSDGEGVIRQFENAWRAGRPDLAAFLPTDTPPPTELLLELVHVDLEFRFRSGDDARVEDYLPRFPALAADALLLDLIRAEFALRGRHRPPAAPDDFARRFPEHASEFVGHKKPGPLSPTRPAGPSAEPLTVAPTIPGYAVVAELGRGGMGVVYKADDLILRRTVALKTLGSVPAADSKARFAREAEAIAALDHPHIVPVYEVGEWTVPGMPPVPFFVMKYYPGGSLDAAPAGPGTDPAAQARTVEVIARAVHHAHQRGILHRDLKPSNILLDDAGWPHVADFGLAGRFDPTDPRTLTAEVVGTPAYMSPEQARSPKEVTVAADVYGLGAVLYHQFTGKPPFVGATPLSTLELVANAAPERPTAVNPAVPRDLETICLKCLEKEPARRYATALDFADDLERWRTGRPVLARPTPGWEHGWRWARRHPVVAAMGAVTAAALLLAVGVLARSNAEIQAKERETHEAYLRECALKYKLSDALAREQQTLYLERVASAGRLVSSNQLPQAWKLLDQCPPEHRGWEWKYLDGLRRAAPPALTGHDAWVAHVVFLGDGNLLSLDNNGTVRVWNPAGATVRTWALGPERAHTLAAHPTRPWVAVCDPWRVTVWDAAAGQKVKMLPADRRAAFSPCGRWVALAAGRGVRLVRADDWKQTHALAGHAADVRAMTFSADGKQLYTGDIDGVIRRWDAATGEVVGEPWQRPRAVAGLAFSGDNRWLLEAHSEGVVVVDPATGRHVRRVAPTAPGRTLLAACPVSDRLAVVGPDREVMVWECGGGAGPVCRGHAAKVSALAFSRDGRRLASAGGDQTVRVWNPAHEPGVSTVANVRGVGSLAVAASHVAVTARAAGLPPGVFGVMVFDPAGRVRTVSAVGDCAASPDGTHFAAGLPDGGMTLWDATSGAPAWAHADPDVKALGTVMRLAVAPGGKRVAARPAGGQIAGSAVRVWDATGRGVDLLVGERFLYALAFSPDGTRLAAATAGGAGVWDADTGQRQPWADGPREAYAVAFAPEGDRVAVSEAGAVRVREVKAGAVVQSFVGSPLRVNAVAFSPDGSRLLTGGADGTVRVWDVASGQELLTLTASDTEEATAVAWVGGRVYAAVGGAVRVWSPPAE; encoded by the coding sequence ATGTCGAGCGCACTCCACTCCGACGGCGAAGGCGTCATCCGCCAGTTCGAGAACGCCTGGCGCGCCGGCCGGCCGGACCTCGCGGCGTTCCTCCCCACCGACACGCCACCGCCGACCGAGCTGCTCCTGGAGCTCGTCCACGTCGATCTCGAGTTCCGCTTCCGCAGCGGCGACGACGCCCGCGTCGAGGACTACCTGCCGCGCTTCCCGGCGCTTGCCGCCGACGCGCTACTGCTCGACCTGATCCGCGCCGAGTTCGCCCTCCGCGGCCGGCACCGCCCGCCGGCCGCGCCCGACGACTTCGCGCGCCGCTTCCCCGAGCACGCGTCCGAGTTCGTCGGTCACAAGAAGCCCGGCCCGCTCTCGCCGACCCGCCCCGCCGGCCCGTCCGCCGAGCCGCTCACGGTCGCGCCCACCATCCCCGGCTACGCCGTCGTCGCCGAGCTCGGTCGCGGCGGCATGGGCGTCGTGTACAAGGCCGACGACCTCATCCTCCGCCGCACGGTGGCCCTGAAGACGCTCGGGTCTGTCCCCGCGGCGGACAGTAAGGCGCGCTTCGCCCGCGAGGCCGAGGCCATCGCCGCGCTCGACCACCCGCACATCGTCCCCGTCTACGAGGTCGGCGAGTGGACGGTACCCGGAATGCCCCCGGTGCCGTTCTTCGTCATGAAGTATTACCCCGGCGGCAGCCTCGACGCGGCCCCCGCCGGCCCCGGCACCGACCCCGCGGCACAGGCCCGCACCGTGGAGGTGATCGCGCGGGCCGTCCACCACGCCCACCAGCGCGGCATCCTCCACCGCGACCTGAAGCCGTCGAACATCTTGCTCGACGACGCCGGCTGGCCGCACGTCGCCGACTTCGGCCTCGCCGGCCGGTTCGACCCGACCGACCCGCGCACGCTCACCGCGGAGGTGGTCGGCACGCCGGCGTACATGTCGCCCGAGCAGGCCCGCTCGCCGAAAGAGGTGACCGTCGCCGCCGACGTGTACGGGCTGGGCGCCGTGCTGTACCACCAGTTCACGGGCAAGCCGCCGTTCGTCGGCGCCACGCCCCTCTCGACGCTGGAGCTGGTGGCGAACGCGGCTCCCGAGCGGCCGACGGCGGTGAACCCGGCCGTGCCGCGCGACCTGGAGACGATCTGCCTGAAGTGTTTGGAGAAGGAGCCGGCCCGCCGGTACGCGACGGCGCTGGACTTCGCGGACGACCTGGAGCGGTGGCGGACCGGCCGGCCGGTGCTGGCACGGCCGACGCCCGGCTGGGAGCACGGCTGGCGATGGGCGCGGCGGCACCCGGTGGTGGCGGCGATGGGCGCCGTCACCGCGGCGGCGCTGCTGCTGGCGGTGGGCGTCCTGGCCCGCAGCAACGCCGAGATTCAGGCGAAGGAGCGCGAGACGCACGAGGCGTACCTCCGCGAGTGCGCCCTCAAGTACAAGCTGTCCGACGCGCTGGCCCGCGAGCAGCAGACGCTCTACCTGGAGCGCGTCGCGTCGGCCGGGCGGCTGGTGTCGTCGAACCAGCTGCCGCAGGCGTGGAAGCTGCTCGACCAGTGCCCGCCCGAGCACCGCGGGTGGGAGTGGAAGTACCTCGACGGCCTACGCCGCGCCGCGCCGCCGGCACTCACCGGCCACGACGCCTGGGTCGCGCACGTCGTCTTCCTCGGCGACGGCAACCTGCTGTCGCTCGACAACAACGGTACCGTCCGCGTGTGGAACCCGGCCGGGGCGACGGTGCGGACGTGGGCCCTCGGCCCGGAGCGCGCCCACACCTTGGCGGCGCACCCGACGCGGCCGTGGGTGGCGGTCTGCGACCCGTGGCGGGTGACGGTGTGGGACGCGGCCGCGGGGCAGAAGGTCAAGATGCTCCCTGCCGACCGCCGCGCCGCGTTCAGCCCGTGCGGCCGCTGGGTGGCCCTCGCCGCGGGCCGCGGCGTGCGCCTCGTCCGCGCCGACGACTGGAAGCAGACCCACGCCCTCGCCGGCCACGCCGCCGACGTGCGGGCCATGACCTTCAGCGCCGACGGCAAGCAGCTCTACACCGGCGACATCGACGGCGTCATCCGCCGCTGGGACGCGGCGACCGGAGAGGTGGTCGGCGAGCCGTGGCAGCGGCCGCGGGCGGTCGCGGGGTTGGCGTTCTCAGGCGACAACAGGTGGCTGCTGGAGGCGCACTCGGAGGGCGTGGTGGTCGTGGACCCGGCCACCGGGCGCCACGTGCGCCGCGTCGCCCCGACCGCGCCGGGCCGGACGCTGCTGGCGGCGTGTCCGGTCTCGGACCGGCTGGCCGTGGTCGGCCCCGACCGCGAGGTCATGGTGTGGGAGTGTGGCGGCGGTGCAGGGCCGGTGTGCCGCGGGCACGCGGCGAAGGTATCCGCACTCGCCTTCTCGCGCGACGGCCGGCGACTCGCCTCCGCCGGCGGCGACCAGACGGTCCGGGTGTGGAACCCCGCGCACGAACCCGGCGTGAGCACGGTGGCGAACGTGCGCGGCGTCGGGTCGCTGGCGGTGGCCGCGTCCCACGTCGCGGTGACGGCCCGAGCGGCCGGCCTCCCCCCGGGCGTGTTCGGTGTGATGGTGTTCGATCCCGCGGGCCGGGTTCGGACCGTCAGCGCCGTCGGCGACTGTGCCGCGAGCCCGGACGGCACCCACTTCGCCGCCGGCCTCCCCGACGGCGGCATGACCTTGTGGGACGCCACGAGCGGCGCCCCGGCTTGGGCGCACGCCGATCCCGATGTCAAGGCGCTGGGCACGGTCATGCGGCTGGCCGTAGCCCCCGGCGGGAAGCGGGTGGCGGCGCGGCCGGCCGGCGGGCAGATAGCGGGGTCTGCCGTCCGCGTGTGGGACGCGACCGGCCGCGGCGTGGACCTGCTCGTCGGCGAGCGGTTCCTGTACGCCCTGGCCTTCTCGCCGGACGGTACACGCCTCGCCGCCGCGACCGCCGGCGGCGCCGGCGTGTGGGACGCGGACACGGGCCAGCGCCAGCCCTGGGCCGACGGGCCGCGAGAGGCCTACGCCGTGGCGTTTGCGCCAGAGGGTGACCGCGTGGCCGTTTCGGAGGCAGGAGCCGTGCGGGTGCGGGAGGTGAAGGCGGGGGCGGTGGTGCAGTCGTTCGTCGGCAGTCCGCTCCGGGTGAACGCGGTGGCGTTCAGCCCCGACGGCTCGCGGCTGCTGACCGGCGGGGCCGACGGCACGGTTCGCGTCTGGGACGTGGCGAGCGGCCAGGAACTGCTGACGCTGACGGCGTCGGACACGGAGGAGGCGACGGCGGTGGCGTGGGTCGGCGGCCGGGTGTATGCGGCCGTCGGCGGCGCCGTCCGGGTGTGGAGCCCGCCGGCGGAGTGA
- a CDS encoding DUF58 domain-containing protein: MTPVPSRRLLAVLAALAVAAFALLVFPAAWPLLVAANAAVLLAALLDLAMSPRRGMVRAERLAPERMAVRAEAHVAVVVRNRSRQWLRVKVRESVPAGFRDGETEAELLVRPEGAERWEYAVTPRSRGRYEWGPLSLRYRSTFGLWELPAGEPASGESRVYPNLSQLERYHLLARSDRLAALGIRRVRFRGGSTEFESLREYTPGDDVRQVDWMATARRARLTVRHREAERNQTVILFVDCGRLMNATENGTSKLDFAVDAALLLAHVALARGDRVGLCAFSGTVHAWLPPRGNLAQNRLIAETLYALAGDFTETDHARALKFVGARYPKRSLLVALTDFVDATTAADMVAHLQLAARRHVVLFAALKDAFLARAAADVPTTALEGFRKAAAVGLLRERAEVLEQIRHAGGLVVDAEPDGVTPPLVNGYLEVMLGGKL; the protein is encoded by the coding sequence ATGACGCCGGTCCCCTCGCGGCGGCTGCTGGCGGTACTCGCGGCGCTGGCAGTGGCCGCGTTCGCGCTCCTGGTGTTCCCCGCGGCATGGCCACTACTCGTGGCCGCGAACGCCGCCGTGCTGCTGGCGGCGCTGCTCGATCTGGCCATGTCGCCGCGGCGTGGGATGGTGCGCGCCGAGCGGCTGGCGCCAGAGCGGATGGCGGTGCGGGCCGAGGCGCACGTCGCGGTCGTGGTGCGGAACCGGTCGCGGCAGTGGCTGCGGGTGAAGGTGCGCGAGTCGGTCCCGGCCGGGTTCCGCGACGGCGAGACAGAGGCGGAGTTGCTGGTGCGGCCGGAGGGGGCCGAGCGCTGGGAGTACGCGGTGACGCCGCGGTCGCGCGGCCGCTACGAGTGGGGGCCGCTGTCGCTGCGGTATCGCTCGACGTTCGGGCTGTGGGAGCTCCCCGCCGGCGAGCCCGCGAGCGGTGAAAGCCGCGTCTACCCGAACCTGTCTCAGCTGGAGCGGTATCACCTGCTGGCGCGCTCCGACCGACTGGCCGCGCTCGGCATCCGCCGCGTGCGGTTCCGCGGCGGCTCGACCGAGTTCGAGTCGCTGCGCGAGTACACCCCGGGCGACGACGTGCGGCAGGTGGACTGGATGGCGACCGCCCGCCGCGCCCGGCTCACGGTGCGGCACCGCGAGGCCGAGCGGAATCAGACCGTGATCCTGTTCGTGGACTGCGGCCGGTTGATGAACGCCACCGAGAACGGCACGTCGAAGCTCGACTTCGCCGTGGACGCGGCGCTCTTGCTGGCGCACGTGGCGCTGGCCCGCGGCGACCGCGTCGGGCTGTGCGCCTTCAGCGGCACGGTTCACGCCTGGCTGCCGCCGCGCGGCAACCTGGCGCAGAACCGGCTCATCGCCGAGACGCTGTACGCGCTGGCCGGCGACTTCACCGAGACGGACCACGCGCGGGCGCTGAAGTTCGTGGGCGCCCGCTACCCGAAGCGGTCGCTGCTGGTGGCGCTGACCGACTTCGTGGACGCCACCACCGCCGCGGACATGGTGGCGCACCTGCAGCTGGCGGCGCGGCGGCACGTCGTGCTGTTCGCGGCGCTGAAGGACGCCTTCCTGGCGCGGGCGGCGGCGGACGTGCCGACGACGGCACTCGAGGGGTTCCGCAAGGCGGCGGCGGTGGGGCTGCTGCGGGAGCGGGCGGAGGTGCTGGAGCAGATCCGCCACGCCGGCGGGCTGGTGGTGGACGCCGAGCCGGACGGCGTGACGCCGCCGCTGGTGAACGGCTACCTGGAGGTGATGCTCGGCGGGAAGCTCTGA
- a CDS encoding DUF4350 domain-containing protein — MAPAPDAVPGDLPADPASRLWWAVPAVGFLALLVVALLFGGGPQKVDFGTSYDASPAGFRAAYLLLERLGYPVDRSRRPPAGDAVRWVFYPDHLTGKEATALDDWVRRGGVVLLADDETEVAEKLGLPVVVSGGRAKVPEQFKGLPFAPEFHKGDAFTARAPDVSHVLAGGTEVDGPPGADAWGTVGGRPLVTIHPRGRGEVWLLRRPDVFANDHLRGEDNAVLLCRLADAMLAAHPDRRIAFDEFCHGLRDRPDVAELLFRPPVLWITLQALLLTALVLWHAGVRFGPVRPDPPPPRRSKAEFLDALAGLLERTGDRGDAFRAVRDDLLRRLEAEYGLPAGTPPEQVAREAARRRGVNPDPLVRLLTAEAPPGGRGAVPFLDALKALETAARESLRPRPRDR, encoded by the coding sequence ATGGCCCCCGCCCCCGACGCCGTTCCCGGAGACCTTCCCGCCGACCCCGCCTCCCGGTTGTGGTGGGCGGTGCCGGCCGTCGGCTTCCTCGCGCTGCTCGTCGTCGCGCTGTTGTTCGGCGGCGGGCCGCAGAAGGTGGACTTCGGCACCAGCTACGACGCCTCCCCCGCCGGGTTCCGCGCCGCGTACCTCCTACTCGAACGCCTCGGTTACCCGGTCGATCGCTCCCGCCGGCCGCCGGCCGGGGACGCCGTCCGCTGGGTGTTCTACCCCGACCACCTCACCGGCAAGGAAGCGACCGCGCTCGACGACTGGGTGCGGCGCGGCGGCGTCGTCCTGCTGGCCGACGACGAGACGGAAGTGGCGGAGAAGCTCGGCCTTCCTGTCGTCGTGTCCGGCGGGCGGGCGAAGGTGCCGGAGCAGTTCAAGGGGCTGCCGTTCGCCCCCGAATTCCACAAGGGCGACGCCTTCACCGCACGCGCGCCCGACGTGTCGCACGTCCTCGCAGGCGGCACCGAGGTGGACGGCCCGCCCGGCGCCGACGCCTGGGGCACCGTCGGCGGCCGGCCCCTCGTGACGATTCACCCGCGCGGCCGCGGCGAAGTGTGGCTGCTGCGCCGGCCGGACGTGTTCGCCAACGACCACCTTCGCGGCGAGGACAACGCCGTCCTGCTGTGCCGGCTCGCCGACGCCATGCTCGCCGCCCACCCCGACCGCCGCATCGCCTTCGACGAATTCTGCCACGGCCTTCGCGACCGGCCGGACGTGGCCGAGCTGCTGTTCCGCCCGCCGGTGCTGTGGATCACGCTGCAGGCGCTGCTACTGACGGCGCTGGTGCTGTGGCACGCCGGCGTGCGGTTCGGCCCCGTCCGCCCCGACCCGCCGCCGCCGCGCCGGTCGAAGGCCGAGTTCCTCGACGCTCTCGCCGGCCTCCTCGAACGCACCGGCGACCGCGGCGACGCCTTCCGCGCCGTCCGCGACGACCTGCTCCGCCGGCTCGAAGCCGAGTACGGCCTCCCCGCCGGTACGCCGCCCGAGCAGGTGGCCCGCGAGGCCGCCCGCCGGCGCGGGGTGAACCCCGACCCGCTCGTGCGCCTGCTGACCGCGGAGGCGCCGCCCGGCGGCCGCGGGGCGGTGCCGTTCCTCGACGCCCTGAAAGCCCTGGAGACCGCCGCCCGTGAATCCCTCCGACCCCGGCCGCGGGATCGCTGA
- a CDS encoding DUF4129 domain-containing protein → MTPPAPDAIRARADEVFKLHEFGGSGAVSDWLKSVLRALAEFFRWLGSLWDTNQPLFWTLLVGCVVLLGALVTHIVLQLRWAFAEAGRGRADAARAERAARSEEYRLEAARRAAAGDYTEAVRYLFLSVVYWFDEAGRVGFRKAYTNREYLELSADRADVRSALRVMVDVLDDHWYGQTPCGRGRYDECQAVYARLTT, encoded by the coding sequence ATGACGCCGCCGGCCCCGGACGCGATCCGCGCGCGGGCGGACGAGGTGTTCAAGCTGCACGAATTCGGCGGCAGCGGAGCGGTGTCGGACTGGCTGAAGTCGGTCCTCCGCGCGCTCGCCGAGTTCTTCCGCTGGCTCGGCTCGCTGTGGGACACCAACCAGCCGCTGTTCTGGACGCTGCTCGTCGGCTGCGTGGTGCTGCTCGGCGCACTGGTCACGCACATCGTGCTTCAACTGCGGTGGGCGTTCGCCGAGGCCGGTCGCGGGCGGGCCGACGCGGCGCGGGCCGAGCGGGCGGCGCGGTCGGAGGAGTACCGGCTGGAGGCGGCACGGCGGGCGGCGGCCGGTGACTACACCGAGGCGGTGCGCTACCTGTTCCTGTCGGTGGTGTACTGGTTCGACGAGGCCGGCCGGGTGGGCTTCCGCAAGGCGTACACGAACCGCGAGTACCTGGAGCTGTCCGCCGACCGGGCCGACGTGCGGTCGGCGCTGCGGGTGATGGTGGACGTGCTGGACGACCACTGGTACGGCCAGACGCCGTGCGGCCGCGGCCGGTACGACGAGTGCCAGGCGGTGTACGCCCGGCTGACGACGTGA